The Cupriavidus necator DNA window TAAAACCGCTTGGGATAGGTCAGGGCCTATGGGCGACAGTTTTTTTGCAATGTCGGCCCTTCTGGCCTGCGCGATGCCGATCGGCCAGTGCAACCGATCCTCCCAGGCGAGGCCGCCCCCCTCTTTTGCAAGCCGGCGCGCAGCGCCCTCCCCCACCGCATCGGCCGGCCCGTGGCGTTCCTCTGAGGGCGCGAAGCCTTCGGGTTCGTGTGGGTGTTGGGGGTCCAGCTCGCCCTCCCGCGCCGAAGGCGTGGGGGGCTGTTGATACTCCCCCCGGCGGCGAAGCCGTTGGGGGGTAGGGGGGGAAGGGTTTAAGGTGTTACCGGTATCCGGATGTGTGTCGGCTTTCGCGTTTTCGGGTCTGTCGGCTTCTCTGTCGGCTTCTTCCCTGAAACCCGCGCCGTTATTGCCTTCTGAGGTGTCGGCTTGTCTGTCGGATTGACCTGTCGGCTTACTGTCGGCTTTTTTTCGGACGTTTTTATCCGTGTCGGCGAGCGGACAGAAAAAAACGAGCTGCTTGTCACGCGACCCGATGCGCACCAGGCCGTGTTTAACGAGCTGCAGCGCCATGCGGCGGATCGCCTCGATGCTGGGGATGGTGGCCTTCACGCCCGGCCTGGGCTCGATGTAGAGCCATTCCTTGAGCGCCTGCCAGGAGATACGCGGGGCCAGTCCTACGGCCCCGGTGCGGAAGTCCATGCGCGGACGAATCGCCATCACGTACATGCAGATGGCGGCGTAGTCCATGCCGGACAGGGCCGACAATTCGGCCTCATTGAGTTTGAGCGCGGGCATTGATGGTCACAGCACCCAATGCACAATCGCGAAGACCACCATCACCAGCACCATCAGCGCCCAGGCGATCACACCCGCGTCTGCTTTCTCTCGCGCCATGTCAGCAGCCCTCCGCCTTGTTGATGGCATTGCCGACCAGCACCAGCGCCTTGCCTACCTTCGGATCATCGGCGTGGCGGGCCAGCGCGACATACGCTGCATTGAGCGCCTCCAGCAGTTCCGGCGCGGTGGCCATCAGGCGCGCATTGGCTTCTGCCTCCGTTCCAGGACTTGCGCAGTACACCACTCCCACTTCCATCAGGAAGCGGTCGCCCCGCTGGCTCTCGGGATAGATATGGCAAATCGACTCAGCGCTCTTAACGTTCTGGTGGTTCCACGTTGCGAACCACGGACCCGGCGTATGGGAATTTTGTAACGACATGTGACCACCCCTCTATCCTCACCCTGCCATTTGGAAGATCCCCATCGGGGAAGAGGCGCCGCCTGCCAGCGGATCAGGCCGGCCCTGGCGGGTGGGATTCCAGGCGGCGGCGCGTCTGGTGTGAACTGTAGTCACCCTGGGATGACACGTCAAGCATGGATGACGTCATCCTCCATTGCGCTTGACAGTCATCTCCCGATGACTATCCTTCGTCCCGGGTGGAGTGCTTTTTTAAAGGGGTGAAAGTGATGAAAACTACTCTTGAATACGTCGACGCGGTCAAGATCAGGCTTGACCTGCCGTCTGATTATGCGATTGCCAAGTCCCTCGGCGTGTCGCGTCAGGCCGTCAGCCAGTACCGCCAGGGCAAGGCTGCTTTTGATGACCTTACCGCCGTGCGCGTGGCGGAAATCCTTGGTCTGAATCCGATGGAAGTGATCGCCGCTGCCAACCGTGAGCGGGCGAAAAGCGAGGATGCGCGGCGCGTGTGGACCGGCCTTTTCGACCGTTTCGCCGCAAATTTTGAGACGCTCTGCGAGCACCTCCGGATAGCCCAGACCCCGCGTCTGGCCTAGCCCGCAGAGCTTTTTCCGGATGGGACTAAGTGTTATGTTAAATCAAGAAGGTTGCGCCGCTGGCTGGAGCAAGCGCTGCGTGCAGTCAGTGCTCCAACGCAAAAGTGTGCACGAATTCGTCGGATTTAGCCCCGAAAGTGACTCTGTGATTTCTTTTGAGACCTCGTGCACATCATTGCGCAATAGGTCGACGCCTCTGCATTCCGTGCATGCCTTTCTGCCTCCAACGCACTTGTATAACGTGCGAGAATCCCTATAAGCATGATTCCTGTAGACGTCCGGTGGGCTCCGATTCGAAGATGCCTCGCCCGTCTAGACCTTCGATGCTGATATTCCTGGATACCGAGTTCACCAATCTCACTAAGCGAAAATTGATCAGCATCGGGATGGTGTCGGAGGATGGCCAGCACGCTTTTTACCGAGAACTACGGGATTTCGATCTCGATAACTGCAGCCGTTTTGTACGAGCCAACGTTCTACCCCTGCTCGGGCGTTTCCAGGATGCGGCCGTCGATCGTGCAAAACTCACAGATGACCTCAGACAGTGGATCGACACCCTTCCCCGCAGCTTAACCATTGCCTGTGATAGTGACTGGGATTGGGAGATCCTTTGTGAGATCGTAGGAAATCCACTCCCGGCAAACATCTCCGGACGATTTGATCTGCGTCCGCTCATTGACACGACCGTTTTCCACAAGGCCGTGTGTCGCTACCACGATGATTCTCATCAACCGTGGCACCACGCTTGGCATGATGCGCATGCTCATCGTTTTGGTTGGCTGGCGTGGAACGATACGCGGAGACGCGCGAAGCTGTAAAAAGTGGCCAACTCGCTATCAAGATCAAATGCTCAGTCCTCAGGTTCCGACGGCAGTGTCGCGCATCACCACAACGCCCGGATCGCAATGATCGTGGCCCGCCTGGTTGGCTTCCTCTTCCTTTTCAAATTCGGCGGCTTCCGCCAAGTTCGGCGTGTAGCCTACGTCACCATCCTTCGGGCAAACCTGGTAGCTGCGATCGAGTGGGCCCATGATCAGTGTTACCCACCTCGTCGTTAGCCCAAGGACTTTATCGATAAGTTGGGAAACCTGTTCCGTAGTGTCAACGACTGAACTGGGCTCTGTTGCAAAGATTCCCGGGCGAAAATCCTCCAGGAGCTCTTCCAGCATCTCGCGGATGTAATAGATCGCCCCGTCCCCTTCAGTCGATAACCCAGCCGCGGTCAGCAGTCCCCGGTAATTCATGAGCTGAACTAGGCGCTCAACTCGAATGCACCCTTCTTGGTATGAAATCATTTGCTTTATCTCCCCAAGGGTGCCCTTTTCCGCTGTGTATATTCGTTGGCGCTGCACGCCGCTTGTCTACTCTAGCTTTCCCTCATCTTGCAAGGCTGCTATTTCGACAAGGTCAACTGCCCAGAAAAGTCGTTTGTGTACGCGCTCTATGATGCATTAAGGTTCTCACGCGATGAACTGAGACAGATGTTGATAGAGCTAGGATTGATATCCTCCGGCTCACGTTAGCTCCCACCATGAGTCAAAGGGACTGCGATTCCTGCTGACTCGAACTTTTGACTCCGCAGCCGTTACCCAGTTCGAAAGTTGGGTGGAGACCGAGACGTGCAAAGAAGGCTTGAGGATGGAGACTGCCCAAATCCGTGATCGAATGGCGCCTCCCGGCCATGAGCGGCCAATGGCTTTCTACGATGCAACGGCCGAATCTGTACAGCTAACAGTCATCCACAAGATATGAGCGCACCAATAACCACCACGGCTGTCCCTCAATTGCCCAGCCTATCAAGACCATAAGAAGCTCATTTGACGGCACAATCAAGAGCTGAGATTTCGCCAGAGCGAACCAGTCGGTCGTCACGTTAAACCCTAAAGTAGGTCACCTCCACATCTCCAGCCGTCGCGGCGGCACACATAGCCGAAGACTGCGAAAGGACGTGCTCCGCGAAGAAAAGCGCCGTGGCGATCTTGGCGGCGTAGAAGTTCGGATCCTCGGCCGATTTTGCATCTGCAGCGAGCATCGCCCTGGCCAGTTGCCAGCCGGAAAATACGATGCCGCACAGCTTCAGGTACGGCACGCTGCCGGCAAAGACCGCGTTCGGATCAGCCTTGGCGTTGGCAACGACAAATTCCACCACGGCTTCCAGCGCGGCGCGGCCCCTGGCCAGCTGCGCCTGCACCGCGGTGAAGGCAGCGCCGCCGTGTTGGCCCAGCGCGGCTTCGGTTTCCACAATCTGCGCACAGATAGCGCGCGCGACGGCGCCGCCGTCGCGCACGGTCTTGCGGCCGACCAGGTCGTTGGCCTGGATCGCCGTAGTGCCCTCGTAGATCGGCAGGATGCGAGCGTCGCGGTAATGCTGCGCCGCGCCGGTTTCCTCGATAAAGCCCATGCCGCCGTGCACCTGCACGCCGAGGCTGGTGACATCGATCGACAGTTCGGTGCTCCAGCCCTTCACCACCGGCACCATGAACTCGTAGAACGCCTGGCTCTGCCCGCGCACGGCTTCGTCGGGATGCTGGTGCGCCGCGTCGCTGGCGGCCGCGGCCACGTAGGCCACCGCGCGCGCGCCTTCGGTCAGCGCGCGCATGGTCATCAGCATGCGCTTGACGTCAGGGTGGTGGATGATGGTCACCGCCTCGCGCGCCGAACCATCGACCGGGCGGCTCTGCACGCGCTCGCGCGCAAAGGCCACCGCCTGCTGGTAGGCGCGTTCGGATACGGCGATGCCCTGCATGCCGACCGAGAAGCGTGCCGAGTTCATCATGATGAACATGTACTCGAGGCCGCGGTTTTCTTCGCCGACCAGCGTGCCGATCGCGCCGCCATGGTCGCCGAACTGCAGCACCGCCGTGGGGCTGGCCTTGATGCCCAGCTTGTGTTCGATCGAGACGCAATGCACGTCGTTGCGCGCCCCGGTGCTGCCATCGTCATTGACCAGGAACTTGGGCACGATGAACAGCGAGATGCCCTTCACGCCTTCAGGCGCGTTAGGAGTGCGGGCCAGCACGAGATGCACGATGTTCTGCGCCATGTCGTGCTCGCCGTAGGTGATAAAGATCTTGGTGCCGAACACCTTGTACGTGCCGTCGCCCTGCGGCTCGGCGCGGGTGCGCACCGCGGCCAGGTCCGAGCCCGCCTGCGGCTCGGTCAGGTTCATGGTGCCGGTCCACTCGCCCGAGATCAGCTTGGGCAGGAAGGTGGCCTTCTGGGCGTCGGAACCTGCCGTCAGCAGCGCCTCGATGGCGCCGTCGGTCAGCATAGGACAAAGCGCGAATGACAGGTTCGCCGAGTGCAGCATTTCGTGACAAGCAGTCGCGATCAACTTCGGCAGCCCTTGACCACCGAACTGTTGCGAATGTTGAATTCCCTGCCATCCGCCTTGCGCGAATTGCTGGAAGGCCGGTTTGAACCCCGGCGTCGTGATCACCTCCTCTTCCTGCCACCGGCTTGGCTCCAGATCACCGACTCGGTTTAGTGGTGCAACTACTTGCTCGCTAAACTTGGCAGCCTCCTCCAGGACAGAGTATGCGGTTTCCCGTGAAGCCTCCTCAAATCCAGGCAGTCTATTGATAGCCTCAAGACCGGCTAAGGTGTCCAAGACAAAAAACATTTCTTTAAGAGGAGCACGGTACGTCATTGGCTAGTGTCCCTAAATGAGCGAATTTGAGCGAAGTGCAAGAAGGCTGGGGGCTATTGCCTGGAACATGACCAAGACATAGCCAAGGAAGTGCGTCACCTATGTCCTCATCAGGACAGCGCATGCGCCTTACGATTGCGGATGGCCTCATAGCGCATCGCGTAATGCCATCCCAGGTCGGCTGTCGGTCTGGCCTTTCGGCCAGTCTCGACGGCATCCGCAGCGGCAGCGTTGCCTTGCCGTGCCCTCTCTGCAATACCAAACATAATGGCGGCCAACCTGAACAGGTTGTAGGCAATGTAGAAGTCCCAGTGCTCGAGACCCGCACTGCCGTTGGCTTCGGCATACCACTGCAAATATGTCTGTTCGCTCGGGATACCGAGGCCTGCGAAGTCGAGATCAGCGATACCGCGCCACAGCGATGAAGGGATGTGCCAGCTCAGGCAATGATAGGCAAAATCGACGAGCGGATCTCCCAGCGCGGACAACTCCCAGTCCAGCACCCCGATTACCCTGGACTCGCTCGGGTGAAAGACCAGATTGTCAAGGCGGAAGTCGCCATGGACGAGTCGCGTCTCCTCGACCGCGGGGATGTTCCTTGGGAGCCAGCTCATCAGCGCTTGCATGGCGGAACTTTCGAGCGCGCCAGTGGCGCGGCTCTGGCGCGTCCATCCGGCAATCTGACGCGCCAGGTAGTTACCGACAGGACTGTAGTCGGCAAGCCTTACGGCCTGGACATCGATGCGGTGCAGCGCTGCCATCACGCGATTCATCTCCGCGTAGATGGCACTCCGCTCGGCGCTTTGCATACCCGGCAGCGATTGGTCCACCATTACCCTGCCATCGAGGTACTCCATCAGGTAGAACGGGCTGCCAACCACGGACAGGTCTTCGCTGTACAAGTACACGGCGGGGACGGGCACATTACTGCCCTGGAGCGCGCTCATGACGCGAAACTCGCGGTCGATGGCGTGCGCCTTGGGCTGGATGTGCCCGGCAGGCTTCATCCGCAGCACGTAGCGGTGTGCACCGGAGGAGACCAGGAAAGTCGGATTGGACTGGCCACCGGTAAGCCGGGTGGCAGTAAGCGATGCCTGGTTGATCAGCCCGCGCGCGTGGAGCAGCCGGGCCAGCGCGTCCCAATTGCGGTAAGTCGTATCGTTCATTGGACTGTCCTTTGGCTGGTGTGGGAAATCGCGTGACGCATCAGAGCGAGCTGACCAGATGCCCGCCGTCGACGGGCAATACGGCGCCGGTGATGTAATCGGATGCCCCCGATGCCAGCAGCAGCAAGGCGCCATCAAGCTGGGAGGGCTGTCCCAGGCGCCGTTGAGGAATCCGCCGGACCATCGCTTGCCCGCTGGCCGTGTCGAAGAAGGCGCGATTAATCTCCGTAGCAAAGTACCCCGGCGCTAGTGCGTTGACGCGGATGCCATGGCGCGCCCATTCCAGTGCCAGCGATTGCGTCAGGTGGATCAAACCGGCCTTTGCGGCCGTGTATGCGGGAACCTGCTGCGCCACCCGCAGACCCAGAATGGAAGCGATATTGATGATGCTGCCCTGCCGGCCAGCTTCGCGCATCTGCTGCGCGGCGTACTGCGCCACACGCCAGGCGCCGGTGAGGTTGGTATCGATGACCCGCGCCCAATCCTGCTCGCTGGTCTCTAGCGCGGGCCCGGTGGTTGCAATGCCAGCACTGTTGACGACGATGTCCACAGTTCCCCGCGCCTGCTCGGCCTGGAAGAATGCGCCGGATACGGAATCGGGGTCACACACATCCAACTGCACAACACATCCGTCTGCGCCCATCGCCCGGATCTCTGCCAGCAAGCGCTCCCCTTCGGCGAGTCGGCGGCCGGCAAGCACTACGCGGCATCCAGCGTTTGCCAGGGTCAGCGCGAAGTGGCGGCCAAGCCCGCCGAATGCGCCGGTCACAAGTGCCACTTTGCCCTCCAGATCGGGAAAGACAGGTTGTGGACGAGGTGGGGAAGCCATATTTGCAGTCTCCTTCGACGCGGTTGTCGGAGCGCAGGTTAAGCCATCACGTCTGGGAAGCCAGCCACCCGAACGGGGAGGCACCTCACAATGCCCCCGGGGGCAACCCTCAGGATGCCCGGTGCCTCCCCTATTGGGGGGCTGGAAAGCCGTGCCACGGCGCTTACGCTGGCAGGCATCCGGCGTCCCTGGCGCTGCATGCAAGTCATGGCGCATGCTGCCCAGGCCGCTGCCACAGCGATCAAGGAGCTCCTCCGTGACACGGCCTACCCCAATCCACCGCACGCCGTCGGCGTATGCCTATCCGCTGCTGATCAAGCAGCTCCTGCACGCGCCGCTGGCGGTCAATCCGGAACAGGAAATCGTCTACCGCGGTCAGGTGCGGCACAGCTACTGGACCATGCGGCACCGAATCGGCCAACTGGCCAGCGGCCTGCAATCGCTCGGCATTGCACAGGGCGATACGGTGGCAGTCATGGACTGGGACAGCCACCGCTACCTCGAAAGCTACTTCGGCATCCCCATGATGGGGGCGGTGCTGATGACGGTAAATGTGCGCCTGTCGCCGGAACAGATCGCCTACACACTGAACCACGCTGGCGTTAGGCTTCTGATGGTCCACGCCGACTTCCTGCCGGTCGTAGCGGCAATCCGCGACCAGCTGGAATCCGTCGAGTGCCTGGTGCTGATCGGCGACGACACGCTCTCTCTCGAGAGCGCGCCGTTGGCCGAAGGCTTTGTCGCCGAGTACGAAACGCTGTTGGCCGCTTCGCCACCAGACTATCCCTTTCCCGACTTCGACGAGAACGCACGGGCAACTACCTTCTATACGACCGGCACCACCGGTTTGCCCAAGGGGGTGTATTTCAGCCATCGGCAGATTGTTCTCCATACGCTGGCGACCATGGCGGCACTGACCAGCGCGCCAACTCAGGGACGCGTGCATCGGGACGATGTCTACATGCCGCTGACGCCGATGTTCCATGTGCATGCGTGGGGAATGCCCTTCGTGGCAACGGCGCTTGGTATGAAACAGGTCTATCCGGGGCGCTATGCTGCGGACCAACTCCTTCAGCTGGTGCAGAGCGAGCGCATCACCTTCTCCCACGGAGTGCCTACGCTGCTCAACATGATCCTGTCGCACCCGGATTCGGCCGCGGTCGATCTGAGCGGCATGAAGATTATCGTGGGCGGGTCGGCGCTGCCCCGCGGCCTGGCGCAGGCCGCCATCGACCGCGGCATCGACGTGTTCACCGGCTACGGCATGTCGGAGACCTGCCCCATCCTCACACTGGCGCAGGTGAAGACCTCGCTGCTTGGCAATGCCACCACCGAACTCGACGTCCGCACCAAGACAGGCTTGCCGGTTCCGCTGGTCGACCTGCGCATCGTCGATGACGAGATGCGCGACATTGCGCACGATGGCAAGGCCAGCGGCGAAATCGTGGTCCGCGCGCCATGGCTCACGCAAGGCTATTTCGGCAATGCGGCGGAGTCCGAGCACCTGTGGGCCGGTGGCTACCTCCATACCAACGACATTGGCTCGATCGACAGCGATGGCTATTTGCAGGTCACCGACCGCATCAAGGATGTGATCAAGAGCGGTGGCGAGTGGGTGTCGTCACTGGAGCTCGAAGACCTGATTTCGCGTCACGCCGCGGTGAGCGAAGTGGCGGTTATCGGCATCAAGGATGCGCGGTGGGGCGAACGCCCGCTGCCGTTGATCGTATTGCGGCCGGGACAGTCGGCCGGAGCAGAAGAGATCCAGGAGCATCTGCGCGATTTCGTCCGCCGTGGCGCGATCTCGAAGTATGCGGTACCGGAACGGGTGCTCTTTGTCGAGGCGATCGAAAAGACCAGCGTGGGCAAGATCAACAAGCGCCTGCTCCGCGACAAGTACCAGGCCGCCCCGCCCCCCTCCCCCAATTCCGGCACCCACCCATGAGCCGGTAGCCAATGCCGGCGTGGCAAGTGCGTTCTCACTAGAAAACCCGCTTCAGGAGACAAAGCAATGCAAGCTTTCACCACAACAGAGCGCATCAGGCGCCATCCCAGGTTCGGCGAACTGGTCCGCCGACGCGCTCGCCTCTCGCGGGCCTTGCTGGCCCTGGTCCTCGCCCCCTTTCTCGCGCTGATGCTCGCGGTTGCAATGCAGCCCCAGCGCCTGGCCGAGCGGCTTCATCCGGAAACATTGTTCAACCTTGGCATCGTCCTTGCCATTGGAATCATGCTGCTGGGGTGGGGGGCGACGTGGTTCTACGTGCGCCGGGCCAACGGCGAGCTGGAAGCGATGGTGCAGCAGATCCTGTCGGAGGCCGGACAATGAATCTCCAGGCCATTTCCATGTTCCTGCTCTTCGTCGCGCTGACGCTGGGCATCACGTACCGGGCCTCCTCGCGCACCCGGACCGCCAATGACTTCTTTACCGCAGGCGGCGGCATCACCGGCATGCAGAACGGCCTGGCCGTGGCGGGCGACTACATGTCGGCGGCCACGCTGCTCGGCGTGGTCAGCCTGGTCTATGCGCGCGGCTTTGACGGCCTGCTGTATATCGTCGGGTTCTTCATCGGCTGGCCGGTCATGCTGTTCCTGATGGCCGAACGACTGCGTAATCTCGGCAAATTCACCTTCGTCGACATTATTTCGGACCGGCTCGATCCCGTCAGCACGCGCTGCATTGCAGCGGCCAGTAGCTTGGTGGTGGTGCTGCTCTACCTGATCGTGCAAATGGTCGGCGCCGGCGAGTTGGTGCAGTTGTTGTTCGGCATCGACTATGTCTATGCCGTCATCGGGGTCGGCGTGCTGATGATGATCTATGTGACTGTTGGCGGCATGATCGCGACGACATGGGTGCAGATCGTCAAGGCAGTGCTGCTGCTGTTCGGCGGCTCGTTGCTGATGCTCCTGGCGCTGGGGCATTTCGGCTTCAGCCTTGAAGCGCTGGCTGCCAGGGCAATCGCGGTGCACCGCA harbors:
- a CDS encoding helix-turn-helix domain-containing protein, with the translated sequence MKTTLEYVDAVKIRLDLPSDYAIAKSLGVSRQAVSQYRQGKAAFDDLTAVRVAEILGLNPMEVIAAANRERAKSEDARRVWTGLFDRFAANFETLCEHLRIAQTPRLA
- a CDS encoding 3'-5' exoribonuclease; the encoded protein is MLIFLDTEFTNLTKRKLISIGMVSEDGQHAFYRELRDFDLDNCSRFVRANVLPLLGRFQDAAVDRAKLTDDLRQWIDTLPRSLTIACDSDWDWEILCEIVGNPLPANISGRFDLRPLIDTTVFHKAVCRYHDDSHQPWHHAWHDAHAHRFGWLAWNDTRRRAKL
- a CDS encoding acyl-CoA dehydrogenase; the encoded protein is MTYRAPLKEMFFVLDTLAGLEAINRLPGFEEASRETAYSVLEEAAKFSEQVVAPLNRVGDLEPSRWQEEEVITTPGFKPAFQQFAQGGWQGIQHSQQFGGQGLPKLIATACHEMLHSANLSFALCPMLTDGAIEALLTAGSDAQKATFLPKLISGEWTGTMNLTEPQAGSDLAAVRTRAEPQGDGTYKVFGTKIFITYGEHDMAQNIVHLVLARTPNAPEGVKGISLFIVPKFLVNDDGSTGARNDVHCVSIEHKLGIKASPTAVLQFGDHGGAIGTLVGEENRGLEYMFIMMNSARFSVGMQGIAVSERAYQQAVAFARERVQSRPVDGSAREAVTIIHHPDVKRMLMTMRALTEGARAVAYVAAAASDAAHQHPDEAVRGQSQAFYEFMVPVVKGWSTELSIDVTSLGVQVHGGMGFIEETGAAQHYRDARILPIYEGTTAIQANDLVGRKTVRDGGAVARAICAQIVETEAALGQHGGAAFTAVQAQLARGRAALEAVVEFVVANAKADPNAVFAGSVPYLKLCGIVFSGWQLARAMLAADAKSAEDPNFYAAKIATALFFAEHVLSQSSAMCAAATAGDVEVTYFRV
- a CDS encoding phosphotransferase family protein, producing the protein MNDTTYRNWDALARLLHARGLINQASLTATRLTGGQSNPTFLVSSGAHRYVLRMKPAGHIQPKAHAIDREFRVMSALQGSNVPVPAVYLYSEDLSVVGSPFYLMEYLDGRVMVDQSLPGMQSAERSAIYAEMNRVMAALHRIDVQAVRLADYSPVGNYLARQIAGWTRQSRATGALESSAMQALMSWLPRNIPAVEETRLVHGDFRLDNLVFHPSESRVIGVLDWELSALGDPLVDFAYHCLSWHIPSSLWRGIADLDFAGLGIPSEQTYLQWYAEANGSAGLEHWDFYIAYNLFRLAAIMFGIAERARQGNAAAADAVETGRKARPTADLGWHYAMRYEAIRNRKAHALS
- a CDS encoding SDR family NAD(P)-dependent oxidoreductase, whose product is MASPPRPQPVFPDLEGKVALVTGAFGGLGRHFALTLANAGCRVVLAGRRLAEGERLLAEIRAMGADGCVVQLDVCDPDSVSGAFFQAEQARGTVDIVVNSAGIATTGPALETSEQDWARVIDTNLTGAWRVAQYAAQQMREAGRQGSIINIASILGLRVAQQVPAYTAAKAGLIHLTQSLALEWARHGIRVNALAPGYFATEINRAFFDTASGQAMVRRIPQRRLGQPSQLDGALLLLASGASDYITGAVLPVDGGHLVSSL
- a CDS encoding fatty acid--CoA ligase — translated: MLPRPLPQRSRSSSVTRPTPIHRTPSAYAYPLLIKQLLHAPLAVNPEQEIVYRGQVRHSYWTMRHRIGQLASGLQSLGIAQGDTVAVMDWDSHRYLESYFGIPMMGAVLMTVNVRLSPEQIAYTLNHAGVRLLMVHADFLPVVAAIRDQLESVECLVLIGDDTLSLESAPLAEGFVAEYETLLAASPPDYPFPDFDENARATTFYTTGTTGLPKGVYFSHRQIVLHTLATMAALTSAPTQGRVHRDDVYMPLTPMFHVHAWGMPFVATALGMKQVYPGRYAADQLLQLVQSERITFSHGVPTLLNMILSHPDSAAVDLSGMKIIVGGSALPRGLAQAAIDRGIDVFTGYGMSETCPILTLAQVKTSLLGNATTELDVRTKTGLPVPLVDLRIVDDEMRDIAHDGKASGEIVVRAPWLTQGYFGNAAESEHLWAGGYLHTNDIGSIDSDGYLQVTDRIKDVIKSGGEWVSSLELEDLISRHAAVSEVAVIGIKDARWGERPLPLIVLRPGQSAGAEEIQEHLRDFVRRGAISKYAVPERVLFVEAIEKTSVGKINKRLLRDKYQAAPPPSPNSGTHP
- a CDS encoding DUF485 domain-containing protein, producing the protein MQAFTTTERIRRHPRFGELVRRRARLSRALLALVLAPFLALMLAVAMQPQRLAERLHPETLFNLGIVLAIGIMLLGWGATWFYVRRANGELEAMVQQILSEAGQ